A window of Hyperolius riggenbachi isolate aHypRig1 chromosome 1, aHypRig1.pri, whole genome shotgun sequence contains these coding sequences:
- the LOC137525149 gene encoding putative uncharacterized protein ENSP00000383309, with translation MYQLPPSTAPTHTNCHRAQRQHVPTATEHSVNMYQLPPSTAPTHTNCHRAQRQHVPTATEHSANTYQLPPSTAPTHTNCYRAQRQHVPTATVVRVGPVLGGSCTCWRCARWQLVRVGANTSTEQRQHIPTATERSANTYQLPPSTAPTRTDCHRALRQHVPTATEHCANTYRLPPSTAPTRTDCHRALRQHVPTATERSANTYQLPPSAAPTHTNCYRAQRQHIPTATEHSANTYRLPPSTAPTHTDCHRAQRQHVPTATEHSANTYQLPPSTAPTRTNCHRAQRQHVPTATEHSANTYQLPPSTAPTRTNCHRAQRQHVPTATEPAPTRTNCHRAQRQHIPTATEHSANTYQLSPSAALTRTNCHRAQRQHIPTTTEHSANTYQLPPSAAPTRTNCH, from the coding sequence ATGTACCAACTGCCACCGAGCACTGCGCCAACACATACCAACTGCCACCGAGCGCAGCGCCAACACGTACCAACTGCCACCGAGCACAGCGTCAACATGTACCAACTGCCACCGAGCACAGCGCCAACACATACCAACTGCCACCGAGCGCAGCGCCAACACGTACCAACTGCCACCGAGCACAGCGCCAACACATACCAACTGCCACCGAGCACAGCGCCAACACATACCAACTGCTATCGAGCACAGCGTCAACATGTACCAACTGCCACCGTGGTACGTGTTGGCCCTGTGCTCGGTGGCAGTTGTACGTGTTGGCGCTGCGCTCGGTGGCAGTTGGTACGTGTTGGCGCCAACACCAGTACCGAGCAGCGCCAACACATACCAACTGCCACCGAGCGCAGCGCCAACACGTACCAACTGCCACCGAGCACTGCGCCAACACGTACCGACTGCCACCGAGCACTGCGCCAACACGTACCAACTGCCACCGAGCACTGCGCCAACACGTACCGACTGCCACCGAGCACAGCGCCAACACGTACCGACTGCCACCGAGCACTGCGCCAACACGTACCAACTGCCACCGAGCGCAGCGCCAACACGTACCAACTGCCACCGAGCGCAGCGCCAACACATACCAACTGCTACCGAGCACAGCGCCAACACATACCAACTGCCACCGAGCACAGCGCCAACACGTACCGACTGCCACCGAGCACTGCGCCAACACATACCGACTGCCACCGAGCGCAGCGCCAACATGTACCAACTGCCACCGAGCACAGCGCCAACACGTACCAACTGCCACCGAGCACAGCGCCAACACGTACCAACTGCCACCGAGCACAGCGCCAACACGTACCAACTGCCACCGAGCACAGCGCCAACACGTACCAACTGCCACCGAGCACAGCGCCAACACGTACCAACTGCCACCGAGCACAGCGCCAACACGTACCAACTGCCACCGAGCCAGCGCCAACACGTACCAACTGCCACCGAGCACAGCGCCAACACATACCAACTGCCACCGAGCACAGCGCCAACACGTACCAACTGTCACCGAGCGCAGCGTTAACACGTACCAACTGCCACCGAGCACAGCGCCAACACATACCAACTACTACCGAGCACAGCGCCAACACATACCAACTGCCACCGAGCGCAGCGCCAACACGTACCAACTGCCACTGA